Genomic segment of Xenopus laevis strain J_2021 chromosome 4S, Xenopus_laevis_v10.1, whole genome shotgun sequence:
catatataaggGTAGTCATGGGTACCTCtggctctttttaaaaattttaaaactaaGGCAAATTTTAAAACTGACACTAATGAAATTACTAAAACAAATTGCGCTGTATGcattctgccatgtttttttgggGTATGATTTATGAAACTGGCGCTACTTTTATACTGCAAGATGatctggcaggtattttacatGAGATTGatactgcatttatcctgctttgtgttctggggtatattGCATGGAACTAGACCTGGGATACTATGAAGGAATCTGTGTCGAAAATGTCTTTAAGTGTTCTAGAATTCCCAAAATCCCACTTGGAATCTAATGGCTGTTGTTGGGGGAGAGGGAATTGTAGTTTAAAGGGgttaaaattaactgttagtatgatgtagaggcgcatattctgggacaatttgcaattggttttcattttttattatttgtggtatttgagttatttagctttttattcagcagctctccagtttgtaatttcagaaatctggttgctagggttcaaattaccccagcaaccatgcattgatttgaataagagactggaatatgaataggagaggcctgcataaaaatatgactaataaaaagtagcaatagcaataaacatgtagcattacagagcattcgttttttagatagggtcagcgacccccatttgaacgctggaaatcgtcggaagaaaaaggcaaataatttaaaaactataaataataaataataatgaccaattgaagttgcttagaattagccattctataacatagtataAGTTCactttaaagtgaaccacccctttaactacaacTGAAGGGTGAATATTTTTAACTACTCTAAGCacagactattttttttattatttgtggtttttgagttatttagctttttagtcagctgctctgcagtttgtaatttgagaaatctggttgctagggtccaaattaccccagcaaccatgcactgatttgaataagagactggaatatgaataggagagggctgaataaaaatatgactCATAAAAAGGAGCAACAATAATaaacatgtgtagtcttacagagcattcgtttttcagatggggtcagcgacccccatttgatagctggaaagagtcgaaagaagaaggcaaataatataaaaaaataaataatgatgatcaattgaaaagttgctcagaattagccattctataacatagtataAGTTCACTTAAacgtgaaccagccctttaactgAAGGGTGAATTTTCTAACTGCTCTAGGCACAGACTGTGGCATTTCATGCATCAATAGACATCTATATAATCTTTCATGTTGTCTGATAAAAGGACTCCCCGTGCTCCGCTGAACGCCAGCCCCACGACTTGTTTTTGTTTGatgcttttctttttatacataAAAGCAAGTGTACGGACAATTATAGTACCTTTTAACCCCATTGCTGCAGGATACTATTGCAGTGCTTGGGTTAATAATGAGTGCAGCTCCTGGCTACATTAAGCATAAGCtgtactcatacctcccaactttcccattttcagagggacagtccctcttttgacaactcaacccgcagtactggaaagtcctgattttctctgcactgaacagccagaaaaaaaaaacaatgtttctaacttaattggcttttggcagagagcccagaacagccacagctgcagataagatacttttgcaacaattttgagataaacaaataagtaactgtaacaatataagataacaggtcccttgggagaagttagactcacagcttaaagggcaattcgccttcattagcaaaactgtaataactgaaaaaaaaaaccacagaaataggttcaaactttcatatcctgccaaattttgtaaaatgaacatggtaattagggggtgtggccacaaaaatgggcgttgtGTTGTGGTCCCTTGTGTGGCCAGGGACTGAGTAACTGTTACTACAAGGGGATGTTGGGAGTGGGAGTTTAACAATAGTGGAAGGATACAGGTTGGACAGAAATCTTACTGATTTCATCATGCCTTACAAAACACCTACTTTCAAAGCCTAAGTCCCTTTCCCTGGCACCATATTGCCTTACTTTACACAATATGACCCGATTATAGTCCCTTGCCCTAATACCGTCCTCCCTTATTTTACAAagtagggtttatttactaatgaaggtgCTAAATTGAACAcgtgcagttgccagtagcaaccaattaaCAACAGTTTACTAGAACATGAAAGCAAAGACCCAATTCATTGCTATGTGTAAGTTCACTGCACCTTTATTTtgaaatgagccccagtattcCCTCCCTGTACCGAACACCATCTTTCTTTACTATACGCACTATACCACCTGCCTAGTGAcactatgggagttatttatcaaaatcctaatttttctgattttttatacataaaaagtccgaccaaactagaatctacgatctgaccatatttattatttaaaaagcttgatttaatcggttcgggtaaaaaattataaaatagaatgaaaaccccaattttttccccctgaataactagttttttttctgactttttgcccGGAAACCCCTAATTCCAGCTCActccacagaaacttcaaaataggatagggacctctgccattgacttatacacaacctcagcacgtctgagatggtggatttttcagagccgggctttaataaatctctaaaaatcagagtttacgaaaaaaaaaacttgaaagattcgcgttttgccccaaaaagccaaactggagtttagtaaataaccccctatatttcCTTAATATTCACAGTATCTCAAAATGACTGGCCCTTCCTCTGGCACCATCTTTCTTTAGAATGCCTTTTTAAATCGTTACTAAAGTGCATGCTTTTCGTTATTTGCTCTTGCGTCAGtaaagtaaatgagccctacagtcTTCCACATTAAAAGCCTCTACTAAGAAAAGAAATGCACCTATTTGGCACAATAGAGTTTCTTTGCTTTCCCTGCATAAACATCTGTTGTTATGGGAAGCCCCAGCTGATGATGGTCCCTGCTTATAGCTCTAGAATGCACCATTATATTCTGTAGGTTTAATTCTTGCTGCCCCAGGAGGCAATATGGGCACACGTAAATCTCAGATGATAAGTGCAGTTAATTAATTTGTCTTGTTTCCAACTAAATCACAATAAATCATTAAGTTTGGGCACATTCAGCATTATGCACCTACAGTCGTTGGCAATGTCACCAGTCATATCTTATTGTTGAGTTTTAATTGCTTCCTGTTGGGCATGGGGGTTGAGATGCAAGCAGATGCTTTCCTGTTGGGCATACACTCGGAAAACGTTTACGTGAAGAGCGTTGCCACATTTTTTTGGACACTACTGccagttatctttttttttaacttgttggtACAATCAGACTTGCTAACCCTTATATAGGACATTACTCTTAGGCCTTTCTAGAGTACCTTATTATCAAATTACTTCTTTATTATCTGCTTTTTCATAAGAAATGCACTAGCGATAAacataaatgtacaaaaaaaaacaacagccctATCTATTATCTGGAACGCTTGGAGCATGGCtctttttttggataagggatctttcattatttggatcatcataccccAAAACACCAGTGTATTTTCAACAGCAAGTAGGgtggaggtattatacatggaattggcactgtatttattctgccatgtgttctgggatattaatCTAGTGTTCTAGatgcattatatatggaatttacactgtatttatcctgccatgtgttctggggtattatacatggaattggcactgcatttatcctgccatgtgtttagggttattatacatggaattggcactgcatttatcctgccatgtgttctgggatattatatatgaaactgacactgtatttatattaatgtgTTCTAGaggcattatatatggaatttaCACCTTATTTATCCTGCTAGGTGTTCTGGGGTATCATAAGGGGAATTTATACcttatttatcctgttgtgtgttctagGGTATCATAAGGGGAATTTGtctttatcctgccatgtgtttaggggtattatacatgaaactgatATTGTATTTATACTAATGTGTTCTAGAGGCATTATATATGGTATTTACACcttatttatcctgccgtgtgttctggggtatcatAAGGGGAATTTGCACTgtgtttatcctgccatgtgtttaggggtattatacatggaattgaatCTGTATTTATCCAGccatgagttctggggtattatttaTGAAACTGTCACTACTACTATCCTACAAGGTGCTCTGGCAGgtattttaaatgaaattgcAATGTATTTATAGTGCCATGTaatctggggtattatacatggaactggccctGTAATACTGTTAAGGAATCtgtaaacatttataaaatgtttaaatagccTCTCTAAACACAAAAATCACCTTCTGCCAATGCATacctataaaacatttaaacctcTAATAGGATGTTTAGCCACCTGCATGGATTTATGCAATTTagttagtacaggcatgggacctgttattcagaaacccgttatccagaaagctcagaatttttatccaaataatccagattttaaaaaattatttcctttttctccgtaataatagaacagtgccttgtacttgatccaaactaatataattaatccttcttggcggtaaaaatcagcctattgggtttatttaaagtttaaattattttcgagtaggcttaaggtatgaagatccaacttacagaaagatcagttatccggaaagctcccatacctgtatcaggtaCAAGTAAAACATAAGATATTGCATTCCCCTATCAGGTAtatgtctggataacaggtttgtttAGGTAATGGGAGTAGAGATAAAACCCATATAAGACATTTAACCTCTTTTTCTAGCAGCATAAATCCCAGGGTGTTAATCACAGCTTCTTAATCGGTCATTAGTGTCCACTGAGTTATCCAATCCAAATAAATATAGTGAGCTCAGAAGCACTGAGATCCCACTATTTAAAATGAAGCATTATTGTCCAGACAAGAAACACTGCAGCTTCCCTGACACTAATCCAGACACAGCACATGCCCTTGGCTTGCCAAGCATAACTAACTCCGCATTAAGGGTTGACGTCCCTGTCACAACTTTATTGAGCTCCCCAAAATGAAATGCAGCTTTTTAAGATTCATTTTTGGGGGCGTCAGAACAAGATCATTTTTTTCTTAGTGAAGCGATTGGGCAATGGTTAAACATATCATGGCTATTAACGAAGGGACATGCCTAGGCAGCCAGGTGTGAAATTACATATACTATTCGGCTAAGATTTCAGTTATATAGATTGATCTTTATATTAAAATGAGCAGCTCATTAGGAAAACGCCAGGGTAAGCTGACCTTCCCGTTGCAGTCAATGTCTATTTCTCCATTAATATGACGTATGAGTATGAGTGCGCGAGCAAAATAatgtaacaggaaaaaaaacaaaatcaatactTACTGTATCGATTTTCGTTGTGCATGCCATTTATCCTTCCGTCCGGTAAAACCTGGATATGAAACCCGATGCCCACGTTGCAGTAAAGACGTCGCAGTCTCTTGATGCCCAGCAAATAGTCACTTTCCCGACTCATATCCTTTTTTTCCCCCGGGATCCTGGCCATGGACCTGGAAAAGAGGGTCTCCCATCTCCGTTCCAGGGTGTCATTTCTCTGGGAAGAAGAGAACGGCATGCAGTGCACCATAACGGCAGCCGTTCCCAGGAGCAGGATTGGCACCAGGGCCAATTGAACAGTCATCCTGATCAACGTGGGCACACGTGGTTTAAGGAGTCAATTGCTCTAAAAATACCTCCAACTCCAACTCCACTTATACTTAGATCAAAGTAAGCAACTGCTTAGCTCCCAAAGGAGGTGTGGTTTGCTCTCTTAGCTTGCATGGAGACTTCTCTAAAAGGGGCTTGACTCAAGGAAAGTTTATTCGAACTTGATCTCAACTTGTCGTTAACTTGCCGTGGACTTGTCTGAAGTGTTGATCTTCCCCAACAGCTCAGCCATAGCACTTTACCCCTGTCCACGATATTTATATCCATCTGCTTCCTACCTATTACATCACCAGCTCCTGCTCATCTCCAAGCACAAGCTGTCAGCTCAGACACCACACTGTGCACACTGAAAGAATGAAGAGGAgtgtttggggatcactactcGCACAACACTCACACAGACTGCTACATATATAGACCTCCTTGCAGGTCGCTCACATGCACACTGGACAGGctcatgttttcactcttttctgccatatatagatagataaaagttTTAAAACCAGGAGATAAACTGAAGCAAACTGGAACTGAAAATAAGGACTGTCCTTAAGTTCTTATCCAAGAAAAAATACATCTTAAATGAATAAAGAATTCACTCGCCCCTacctaaattattttattttttgatatataGAACTTAGATGCACAATGGGCTGAAAGGGTTCGGGCAGAAACATTTAAAAGTGTCTGAGAAACTATTTCAGTTTGTTTTGAGACGGAGAAACtatataaaactaaaaatgtgttttctatctatctagataACAGTTTTAGAACCATGAGATGAATTGAAGcaaactgaaactgaaaataaGAACTGTCCTGAAGTTCTTATCTTAGAAAAATATGaatcttaagggcagagacagacgagaagattcagggagataagtcgcccatcgacaaatcgcctcttcttcgggcaactaatctccccgaaatgcctccccgtcggctagaatcgaaattaacggcaggatggcactcggagcgattcattttccgaagtcgcccgaagtttcctcgtgaggaaaacgaagcgctccgagtgccataccactggtaatttagattctagccggcaggtaggcagttcggggatattagtcgcccgaaggAGAGACgatttgttgatgggcgactaaatctccccgaaacttctgtctctgccctaaatgaacAGAGAATTGACTCGTCCCTccccaaattattttatttggtaATATATAGAACTTAGATGCACAATGGGCTGAAAGGTTCAGTCAGAGCAGATCGGGAAACATTAAAAAGtgtctaagaaacttttcagtttgtttcaagacAGAGAAACtgtataaaactaaaaaagtgCAAGCCTCAGACTGAATCCACAAGTGTCCACTTCCACAGAGAGAGCTGGAACAAACTGACCTGCCCTTAGGATAGCTATtcctctgtatatactgtaggtgtgaAAACCTGGGGGCTACCTCCAGCCTTAGCAAACACAACATTCAGATTTCTAGCTGTGCAATCCACAATGCCCCGGTGCCTTCTTTTCACTGCGGTGATTCTtcttccttcattttttattcctcCCACCAAAAAACTCCAGGTTTATGATAAATCCTGCACCTATTTACCTTGTGCCACACAACGTTACTGTTAAAAGAGATCTAAAGCAATTGTGGAATGACTTTTAAAACTGATAGAATATTTTCTCCTCTCtcctatttatgtatttttttttgaccaGCATTAATTCAGAAAGCTAAAGAACACATGATCCCAATATGCCCTTTGGAATAGAGTATGATATGCAAATATCAGAATTATATTTTGACCCCTAGAGGTCTGTGCAGTGTCTTAAGGGGTCCCCATGCAAAACAAGTGTAGAGACCCACACAAGTCATCAAGGGGGCCCCCTGGATATGCTCCCTTGGGCATTCCCCCGGGACAACATTTCAGCTGCAGAAAGGGCTGGGGATCTACAGCAGAACCTGTGGTTGTGGATCCCCCCAACCCGTCCCTCAGGCTCCCCACAAATGCAGGGTCTCCTTTCGGTAACTACACCACTGGGTCTTTGTTACCTAAACATATGGGGTCAGTTATGCCTTTTAACAAACATATTCAGATGCTCTTAAATGAATGCATTGGAGAGCACAAATTGATAGTTGTGTTCAAATTGGCACAGTTGGagttagggttgacaccttttctggaaaaaaaatactttccttcctatatatttatcttttacccctattactaacattggggtcaaccatcatttttaccggccaggccggtaaaataccggccaggtggcaaccctagttgcagtgTGCTTCGATTATGTGGGGAAAAGTATCGGTAATGAACATGGCGATTTGCATccagaattgcactttgcacttgcattcataaataaccCATTATGAGTATAGCTCAATGGAGCTTGGCGGTCCAAAGTTTAGCCATGATTCctcttagcccataacaagtttACAAATACAGGAAAATACTGGCTATCAGCCATAGGGtaaaatttactaacctctgaaaattcgccagctttaCTTCGgaaatgcaagcaaatcaaagcgaagaagcgctagcgttcaattctgtctagcgcaacttcgctacagTTCTTGCGCTCAgccgctcaggctaatttgcatactcgggaaatttaaagttgaatggacgtctctATGTAACATACTGCATCGaacagaaagaatcccaaggcacacaggataattgcatgCAAACTGCCTTGCGTgattattgcgaagtgcaacacCTCATGCAACCTTCGTGCACCAGGTGTCGTTACTTCAatttactaagggctcttacagacgagcatttttacctgcgctcctccattcagccgcaggggagcgcaggaatagacgcattacattttttccaatggggctgtactcacacaggcaagtgtaggcgctgaacgcaggttgagacgcaacatgctgcatttttcctgcgtttggaacctacacgcgcctgtgtgagtacagccccattggaaaaaatgtaatgcgtctattcctgcgctcccctgcggctgaacgcagaaaaacggaacgcaggggagcgcaggtaaaaatgctcgtctgtaagagccctaagggtgtgcgagagccatagttgaactacatgctgcatctaatacattacatttacactgataactacacatgccaagggaaccctaataaagacaataaagttgttataatgccctacacaaaagcccagtgtaaaataacgttcccatatgttataaaatctaGGGGGGGAAAcaggttacacaaaaaaaatttgtaaacacTTTTgctgcctatcaccctgaaaaaaggaaaagacgccagcgttttttggacttatatgatgtaagtaactgaatattgaggaagttctatgcattccattgcacttagcctggtctgagctggcgaaggcaagtctggcgaaagaggtaacgttcagtaaactccgcattttagtgaatttgcgtccattcgccagagtgaaaagtcgcctggcgttaGAATGCAAATCAGTGCTAGCgtctatttccttcgctagcgaagtgacgcctgagcctgttagtaaatcggcgatgtccAAGAAAACGATAACACTGGCGAATCGTCACCAGTggtagtcacttcacccttttgtaaatctgccccatagttccaagaatcagaaacatttttttcaccccatggggcagatttactaaagggtgaagtgggcgtctctagcaaaaattcaccagaa
This window contains:
- the fgf4.S gene encoding fibroblast growth factor 4B precursor; the encoded protein is MTVQLALVPILLLGTAAVMVHCMPFSSSQRNDTLERRWETLFSRSMARIPGEKKDMSRESDYLLGIKRLRRLYCNVGIGFHIQVLPDGRINGMHNENRYSLLEISPVEVGVVSLYGIKSAMFVAMNAKGKLYGSRYFNEECKFKETLLPNNYNAYESRKYPGMYIALGKNGRTKKGNRVSPTMTLTHFLPRI